The window TCAAAATGGCAAATGAAGGAATTACAAAGTCAAACAATTGTTCTTGCTTTTGATCCAGATCACAGAACAAAACCAGAGACAAAACTATCTGACGGTGTCCGTACTCCACGGTCCATTGATAAGAGGGGCGAATGTGAAAATATAAAGTACAAGAATAATCAAAATCACAGAAGTCTATGGGGTGTaagtataaataatataaagTAAAGGGGAGGAAACAAGAAGACAAGAAAACCATTCCTGActttcctctcctctcctctccccTCGTGCTTAGCCTCATTTTTcgtttattttctctctctactctctctactctctctctctctccttgttTCTCTCTTTCCGGTGACAGTAGGGCTTCTTCTATCTTACGCTTTCGCACTCTTGTTTTCTCCGCGGCGCACGTTAACCACGCCGTTCTCTGTCTTGCGCTCCCGGAGGTAAGCTCCTTATCCTACTGCCCCTTTGTCTTTCCATTTGATCTCCTTAAATTCCGTCACCGAGAAAACCTAATCGGACAATAATCGCACTTTAATTGGGGTTGTTTACATGCATTACGagttaattagtttaattaatcGAGCAATTATGTGATGATTAATGTTTTGATCGATCAGGGTTAGGGAGAGACGCTCTAGGGTTTGGGTTCCGattaaaattaatcatttttCTGTGAGATCCGTGGAAGGGGAACAGACTTTGATTCGATATTTCGGGCGGGCGGGAGCAGAaagctagggttagggtttttgatGCGTTGGCAGAAATCAGAGCCGGCTAATTTGATCGTAGTGTGGGTCGGACGCGTGAGATGGCTAATCCCGGAGTCGGGGCCAAGTTTGTATCTGTGAATCTGAACAAATCCTATGGGCAGCCTTCTCACCATCATCACCATCCACCGCACCATAGCCCTTACGGGTCAAACAGGGGGAGGCCAGCTACTCATGGCAGCGGAGGAATGGTGGTCCTTTCGAGGCCTCGCAGTGCGAACAAAGCTGCTGGGTCGAAGCTTTCTGTTCCACCCCCCTTGAATCTGCCTTCATTGCGCAAAGAGCATGAGAGATTTGATTCGTTGGGCTCAGGTGGTGGTCCTGCTGGTGGAGGGGCTGCAGGTAGTGGGGCGAGGCCTACTTCGTCTGGTGTGGGGTGGACGAAGCCTACTGCTGTTGCTTTGCAAGAGAAAGAAGTGGATGGTGATCATGGAGGAGCTGAGGCAAATGACCAGACTTTGCATTGTGTTGATGGGGTGAGTAGAGGGAACACTGTGGGGAGCAGTGTTTATATGCCACCTTCAGCTCGGCCTGGCTCGGTGGGACCTCTCCCTATTCCTGCTCCAACATATCAACCGGCAGAGAAAGTACTGCTGTTGAGGGGTGAAGATTTCCCTTCTTTGCAGGCTGCTTTGCCGTCTTCGTCAAGGCCTTCACAAAAGCAAAAGGAGGGTTTGAATCAGAAACAGGTGCAAGCTGTCCGTGATGAATTGTTGAATGAGCAGAGGGATAGTACTCATTCTAGTTTGCTGGTTGACATGCGGCCTCAATTGCAGACGTCTCGTCGTGGTGTACATAATGAGAATGGCAGTGAAAGTAAGGGTTTAGGTGGTGATCGAGCATCAGAGCAAGTAAGGAAGCAGGATGAGTATTTTCCAGGTCCACTACCACTAGTTCGGTTGAACCCAAGATCAGATTGGGCGGATGATGAGCGTGATACAAGTCATGGTTTCACAGATCGGGGCAGAGATCATGGGTTCTCAAAAACTGAAGCTTGTTGGGATAGAGATTTTGATATGCCCAGAATAAGTGTTCTACCACTCAAGCCAGTTCACAACCCTTCGGAGAGATGGGTTCTGCATGACAATGAAGCTGGAAAGGTTTCTACCAGCGAAGTCCCAAAGGTGGATTCATACAGCAGAGATGCAAGAACACCTAGTAGAGAAGGAAGGGAAGGGAACTCATGGAGAAATACCACATTTCCAAAAGATGGAAATAGTGGTCAAGTTGGAAATGACCGAAATGTTTTTGATGCAAGAGCGTCGAGTTTATACAGAGAAACAGGCAAGGATAGTAAGTATAGTCTGACATCTGTTCAAGAAAATGCTCAAGATAATTTTGTAAGGAGGGATGGGTATAGACAAGGAGGGAGACAGCCTTGGAACAATTCTACAGACTCATATACAAGCAGAGGGCCTGAATGGAATAAACGTGACCGGTATGGCAGTGAACAACAAAATAGATACAGAGGTGATGCTTTACAGAATGGCTCAGTGTCCAAACCCTACTCTGCAGGTGGTAAAGGGCTTCCCGTCAATGATCCACTGCTTAATTTTGGAAGGGAGAAGCACCCATTTTCAAAGAGTGAAAAACCTTATGTAGAGGATCCTTACATGAAAGACTTTGGAGGTACTGGTTTTGACAGCCGGGATCCCTTCTCTGCTGGTCTTTTTGGAGTggttaagaagaagaaagatgtgGTTAAACAAACTGATTTCCATGACCCTGTTAGGGAATCTTTTGAGGCTGAACTTGAGAGAGTTCAGAAAATGCAAGAACAGGAGCGACAGAGGATCATTGAGGAACAAGGAAGAGCTTTGGAGCTAGCtcgaagagaagaagaggagagaatGCGGATGGCTAGGGAACAAGAAGAAAGGCAGAGAAGGATGGAAGAAGAAGCTAGGGAAGCAGCGTGGAGAGCAGAACAAGAACAACTTGATGCCATGCGAAGAGCTGAAGAGCAGAGATTAGCTAGGGAAGAGGAGAAACAGAGGTTGTTTTTGGAGGAAGAAAGGAGGAAACATGCTGCTAAGCAGAAGCTTTTAGAATTGGAGGAAAGGATTGCGAAGAGGAGGGCTGAAACAGGAAAGACTGGTGGTAATTCTGTGGCTGATGCAGATGAGAAAATGTCTAGgatggagaaagaaaaagatgtCTCCAGGGCAGCAGACATGGATGACTGGGAGGATGGTGAAAGAATGGTGGAGCGGATCACAGCCTCGGCATCTTCTGATTCAAGTTTGAACAGGTCCCTTGAGATGGGTTCTAGGTCTCATTATTCTAGAGATAGTTCTCCTTTTGTGGACAGGGGAAAATCCATTAATTCCTGGAGAAGAGATGTATATGAGAATGGGAACAGCTCAAGCTTACTTCTGCAAGACCAGGACTTTGGCCATCATAGTCCCAGACGAGATTCATCTTTTGGTGGGAGAGCTCCTTTAAGGAAAGAGTTCTATGGAGGCAGTGGATTCATGTCTTCTAGGACTTACCACAAAGGGGGGATTGCTGAACCTCACATGGATGATATCACTCATTTAAGGGGGCAGAGGTGGAACCTTTCTGGCGATGGGGATCATTATAGCAGAAACATGGAGATTGATTCTGAATTCCATGATAACCTTGTTGAAAAGTTTAGTGATGCTGGATGGGGGCAGGGGCGTGTCCATGGCAATCTTTATTCTCCTTACCCTGAACAGTTGTATCCAAATTCTGATGCAGATGGGCCTTATACCTTTGGTAGGTCACGGTATTCCATGAGGCAGCCTCGTGTTCTTCCACCGCCATCACTAGCTTCCATGCACAAATCCTCCTACAGGGATGAAGTTGAGCGTCCTGGTCCCTCAGCATTTCTAGACAATGAGATACAGTTCAATCAAGCAGGTAGAGGTGAACCTACCATGCAGACAAGGCATGATACTAATCGTCCTGAGAATATCGGACAACCTGAAATAATTAATGTCAAACAAGAAAACATGGGGAGTGAGAATCGTAAACTGGACAGTATCACCAGCCCAAGGTGTGATTCACAATCATCTCTTTCTGTGTCTAGCCCCCCTAGTTCTCCAACTCATCTTTCTCATGATGACTTGGATGAGTCTCGAGATTCTTCATTGTTATCTGCCCCGGGAGACTGCAAAGAGGTCCCCTTATCTGGGCCGGAGAGTGAACCTCTCGTATTACCTACCAATCCTGGACAAGAGAATGTGATGAATGCTTCTAGTTCTATCTCAACTGGTGATGATGGAGAATGGACTGATGAGAACAATGAGCATCTTCAGGAGCAAGAAGAatatgatgaagatgaagatggataCGAGGAGGAAGATGAAGTGCATGAAGTAGATGATGAGAATATTGATCTAACCCAGGAGTTTGACGCCATGCATTTAGAGGAGAAAGGATCCCCTGACATGGACAATTTGGTCCTAGGCTTCAATGAAGGTGTTGAAGTTGGAATGCCAAATGATGAGTTTGAGAGAAGTTCAAGGAATGACGAAGGTACATTTGTGGTACCTAAGGTTTCATCTGGCACTGTTGAAGAACAGGGGTCATTTGATGGAATTCGTGCTGATGAACTGACCCTTCAACCTATGGATGGGTCCAACCAAGTGAATGTAGGTAGTTCTTCCAGATTGGTCCAAGAAACTGAGAAGGCAATGCAGAATTTAGTTATCCAGCCTAGTAATGTCTCTCATATGTCAGCTGCAACTGAACGTGAACATGTGGATGCTTCTAGTACTTCTGGGCCATCTTCTCAGCATCCAGTTACATCTTCGGTTAGCTTTACCTCCCATTTGTTGTCCAGTCATGCTGCCATGCCTACAGTATCTTCTGTTCTGAATCAGACAGAGGGACCTGTTAAGCTTCAGTTTGGGCTGTTTTCCGGTCCATCTCTGATACCATCTCCAGTCCCAGCTATACAAATTGGTTCTATACAGATGCCTCTTCCTCTGCATCCTCAGGTTGGCCCATCTCTAGCCCACATGCACCCGTCACAGCCACTCTTCCAGTTTGGTCAGCTAAGGTATACATCTCCTATCTCCCAGGGAGTACTGCCAATGGGTCCTCAATCAGTGTCTTTTGTTCAGCCCAATTTCCCATCCGGTTTTTCATTGAATCAGAGCCCAGGAGGCCCTCTGCCTATTCAAACTGGCCCAGGAACttatcaaaatattaaaaatgatgCTACGTTGAGTTCAGTGAATAATAATCAACCTGGAGTTACTTCGAGGCTTTTGGGTGCATCTCAAGAGAATGTATCAGAAAAGATAAATTCAATGCCCGCTGGAGGAACTGCTGAAACCTCTGTCATGGTGCAACAGGGACCAGCAGTATCCCGTATCGGCGATAGCAGTTCAAGATCTGAGTCTTTTCAGGGGGAAGACCAGAGAAACAATAACTCGGTTGGGAAAAACTTCAGTGGTTTTCTTGGTACTCGGGAATCTCAAGGTCAGGCTCAAACTGGAGCAACGCCATCTCAGTTAGTTATCAAAGACAAAGATTTTAGTGGGCCAAGGGCCCATGGCCCAACATCCGGTGGCAGAGGAAGAAAATATGTGGTTACAGTTAAAAATTCTGGCTCTGGATCATTTCCAGTTGCTGAGCCTACACATTTAGAATCTAGTGGGTTTCAGAGGAGACCTCGACGCAATATGCAGCGAACTGAGTTTCGAGTTCGAGGAAGTGCTGATAAGAGGCAATATACAGGGTCTGTATCTTCCAACCACGTTGGACTGGACGAGAAATATGTCTCTGGAAGGGGTTTTGGGCCTTCTGTAAGAAGTGGGCCTAGGAGGGTTGTTATGTCAAATAAACCATCAAAACAGATGTTAGATTCAGAGGGCTTGAGCCCAGGTCCACTTAATTCACTAGAAATAGATTCTGGGAGCAAGGCTGAAAAGGGAGCTGGAAAAGATGCTTTGACAAGGAGTCAGAATGTCCCGCAATCTGGAGAGGGAAATCTTAAAAGAAATATTCATTCTGAAGAAGATGTGTATGCTCCTCTTCAAAGTGGCTTTGTGCGTGTCTTTGAGCAACCTGGCATAGAGGCTCCTAGTGATGAAGATGATTTCATTGAAGTGAGATCAAAGAGGCAAATGCTGAATGATCGGCGtgaacagagagagaaagaaatcaaGGCGAAGTCTCGGGCCTCAAAGGTTGGAATGcatgtaatttcattttgtattttgcCCTTCGTTGATTTAAATAGTGTTGCTTAATTTCTTTTATGTGCTCATTTTATCAGGTTCCACGAAAACCTCGTTCTACTTCAAAAAGTAGTACTGCCTCTGCCAACTCAGGTAAAAATTATGCAGTGGCAAATGGAGAAGCAGGAAACAGCAGTCGCTCTGATTTCATTGCCTCTGAGGGACGTGGATTGGTAAATATGGAAGTATCAGCTGGTTTTAACACTAGTGTAGTGTCTCAACCGTTGGCTCCAATTGGCACTACTGCTGTAAAAAGTGATGCCCAGGCTGATATTAGATCCCACACAATCAGGTATTTGCTCGCTttgaaaaaacatttaaaccCAATAACTTAATACATAGATTtctaatcattctttttatcaaCAGGTCACTGAACACAAGCTCCCTTCCTGTAGTATCAGGTAGTGAGAAAAATCTTGGGCGCAGCTCAATTGTTGACAACAAGAGTAAGGTTCTGGACAATGTTCAAGCATCTTTGGACGCATGGGGTAATTCACGGATCAATCAACAGGTGTGCAAAACAACTATGTTGTAAATCTTGTGTTTTACCAtaggtttttcatttttgttctgAGTAGATTCTGTAAGGTTACTGTGTTCTTTTTTGTTGGTTTCTTCACTGTGTTGCTTCTGTGACATGCATTGGGTGCTTTTTATTTGCACGCAAGCATATTTTTTGTGTTATACAAATGAGCTGTTCACTGTTCTCGTTCTTCTTATGGTTTAATTTACCTCATTTGTGTTCCATTATTGCTCCTTTTttgagacacacacacacacacacacatctctTGGTTGTACTGATGAAGCAACATATTGCTGCAGTgtgtttccctttttttttctttttccccttcTGTATACTGCCTAGAGTGCAATTGATTGACTTCATCCAGCAGGTTATATCCTTGACACAGACCCAACTTGATGAGGCTATGAAGCCTGGGCAATTTGGCTCTCATGGTTCTGTTGGAGAAATTACTAGCTCAGTTTGTGAATCCAGCATGCCATCTTCATCAATCTTGACAAAGGAGAATCCATTTTCTTCTGCTGCAAATCCAATCAATTCCCTGCTTGCTGGCGAGAAAATCCAATTTGGTGAGCATGCTAAAAATCTCGAGAGTTTGCTAAAAGTTGCAGTCGTCATTTTTCTGATCATTTTATCCTTCTATATTCAGGTGCTGTCACGTCTCCAACAATACTTCCTCCTAGTAGCCGCTCTGTTTCACATGGAATTGGTCCACCGGGACCATCTCGGTCTGACATGCAACTATCCCACAATCATTCTGCAGCTGAAAATGATTGTGGTCTTCTCTTTGAGAAAGAGAAACACACGGCTGAGTCTTGTGTTCATTTGGAAGATTGTGAATCAGAAGCTGAAGCAGCTGCTTCAGCTGTTGCTGTTGCAGCCATCAGCAGTGATGAAATTGCTGGGAATAGTTTGGGTGCTTGCTCTGGTTTAGTTGCAGATATTGATGGGATAACAGCAGGTGAATACTTATTTTTCTGGTGTAGAGACACACATTCCTTTTCTCCTTATAATGTTTATTATCTTATTAGAATTATTTTTAATCTCTGGTAGCTGGAGCTGGTGATCAGAAATTTGCCAGTCAATCAAGGGCCAAACAGTCTCTAAGTGTGTCCCTTCCAGCAGATTTATCTTTGGAGACCCCACCAACCTCATTAAGGCCACCTTTACCAGGTCAGAATAATTTCATTATAACCAATTTTGTTTTGACTGCCCGTCCTAAGAATGTTCAAGGTGCTGATATAGATGGGATTACAGCAGGTGTGAAtggattttttgttttagtattgAGTATTGCCTTATATTTAATGATTCTTCTCATACTAGAGTTTTTAATCTTTAGTAGGTGGAGCTGGTGATCAACAATTAGCCAGTCAATCGAGGGCTGAAGAGTCCCTCAGTGTTTCCCTTCCAGCAGATCTATCTGTTGAGACCCCACCAATTTCGTTATGGCCACCCTTAACGAGTCCTCAGAATTCTTCAGGCCAAATGCTTCCACATTTTCCTGGTGGCCCACCTTCCCATTTTCCCTTTTATGAGATGAATCCCATGATGGGGGGTCCTGTTTTTGCTTTTGGACCACATGAAGAATCTGCATCTACTACCCAAGCACAATTGCAAAAGACTAGTGCACCAGTTTCTGCGCCACTTGGAACTTGGCAGCAATGCCATTCCGGGGTAGATTCATTCTATGGTCCTCCTGCGGGTTTTACTGGTCCTTTCATCAGTCCAGCTGGAGGCATTCCAGGTGTTCAAGGCCCTCCACACATGGTTGTCTATAACCATTTTGCGCCTGTAGGACAATTTGGACAAGTTGGCTTGAGTTTCATGGGTACTGCTTATATTCCATCAGGAAAGCAGCCTGATTGGAAGCACAACCCTGCATCTTCCTCCATGGGTGTTGGCGAGGGGGAGATGAACAGTATAAATATGGTTTCTGCACAGCGCAACCCTACCAACATGCCTGCTCCGATCCAGCATTTGGCCCCTGGGTCACCACTCCTTCCCATGGCTTCACCATTGGCCATGTTCGATGTTTCTCCTTTCCAGGTAAAATTTCAACATGTTGATATAATACATACCCCTCCCTGCTTGGTGGTTTTTAGGTTTTGCAACATAGTGGGCTTTGGGGAGAGTTCTCTCTAAAGAGAATGGGAAGGGGAATGCTTTGAGTGGTAGATTTTATTCCTTTTAGAATTTGTTATGGGTACATGAATCTACAGCTGGTGCAAGAGATAAATATGTTAAATTTTCAATGTATTTCTATTTGGTTGGGAGCAGTTACCATACTCTTTTCTTTCTGGAATAACCCAACTAACGAGTTTGTAAAAATTGTTGTCCCCAGCCTTCTGATATGTCAGTTCAAGCACGGTGGCCCCATGTTCCTGCATCATCTCTTCAGTCTGTTCCTCTTTCAATGCCAATGCAGCAACAGGCAGATGGTACACTTCCTTCTAAATTTAGCCATGGTCCTACTGACCAATCATTGCCAGCCAACAGGTTCCCCGAGTCCCGGACTTCTACATCCTTTGACAACAGTCGTAGTTTTCCTGTATCGACTGAAGCCACTTCCACCCGATTTCCAGATGAACGGGGTTTAGTAGACCCTACAAGCTCCGGCAGCACTGGGGCTTCAACACAGAATGTTGTGACTAAGAGCTCATGTGTGAGTTGCACCGTAGATAATGCCAAGACTGATGTTGATCAGAATCTCGGTACCAGTTCTAGTGGACATAACGCAAGTTCTAACGCCAAGTCAGAGTCTTCTATGAACAAGAGTAATATCCCTAACCAGCAATATGGCAATTCATCATATTATCAGAGAGGTGGTGCATCGCAGAAAAATAGTTCAGGCGGTGACTGGTCCCACCGAAGAATGGGGTACCAAGGAAGGAATCAGTCTCTGGGTGCTGAAAAGAACTTCCCAGCTACTAAGATGAAGCAAATATACGTGGCTAAACAGGCCTCAAGTGGGAGTTCAACAGCCTCGTGAGGAGCCTCATAAAATTAGTTGCTGCTTGCTGGGTTCAAGAAAATGACTGCAGGTTGAAACAGTTGTTCAGGAATAAaagattttttgtttctttttttcgcAGCATCTGTTGCACCGGTAGGTGCGGTGTCTAGTATTTAGATTGAGATTTTATCGACAGATGTAGGTGCTAGGGTATGCTGGTTTTCCCAACGAAGGTTTGCAAAAAAACTGGCAGCACGCAGGTGATACGATGGGAAATTTTGGGCCTGCCTGGTGCTGCTTTAGAGGCAAAAGGGGATGATTTTGAAGTACTAGTTCTTGCTGACAAGGCAACTTTGTGATATTATTTTCAGTTGTGGTCCGTCGATCGGGTTTCGTTGTTTGAaatctttgttggctgcaaacCGAATTGTCAATTTATTGGAGAATTTCATGTACTAAAAAACAAACACTGTTATAATCCAGGTAAAATTCTTTTTGCAATTCTGGTAAATGATAGATGTGGCCTCCTAGGGATGTTTTTTCTCCCTTCTCCTTGAATTCACTTTATCTATATATGTAATTTAGATTGTGATCAACGATTCCTGCTTCTGCGGTTGGGTTTGGAGTAGGCATTCAGTCGCACATGCGCATATAATAATAAAGGCATGTAGTAATGGAGCTTATATTCTAATTACATGGGGAGTGTTGTAGACGTGATGTCACGAGTAGCCTTAGCCCTAGTGTGGTAGGCTTTCTTTtcggttacaatcaaattgttGTCTTTGTTCAAACTCATCACCGCATTGTTCGTAGTTCAGTACAAGATAATGCCGTACAGTGATCTGTAAACGGGTCGGGTGTATTGGGTTTAGGTCGGGTTCAATCTGACCTGTTAATTTAACGGATCATCTGAACCTAACCCGTTAAGCTAACGGGTCATCGTTTCATCTGTTAACAATTTTTTATGGTTCAGCTTTTTGAGGTTTTTCTTAGCAAACCCCCGTTGAAGACAGCCTTAATGAAGAAAAGTCATCCTCAAATTATTTCAGTCCAACCAGAAAGCACAAGGCCGCCATGGACGGCAGCCGAGTCGCCTGGACAAACCTCCCACACCAGCTCCCCCTACTCATCGCCGACCGCCTCCAAACCCACCTCGAACACTTTCGATTCCGCAGCATCTGCAACTCCTGACGCTCCTCCagtcacccccccccccccccagatTCCCTATTCCGTATACCTCGTCCGCCCCAACCCAGGTCCAAATTCAAGTCCAAAACCTTCCGCCAAACCCCCGTTGAAGACAGCCTTAATGAAGAAAAGTCATCCTCAAATTATTTCAGTCCAACCAGAAAGCACAAGGCCGCCATGGACGGCAGCCGAGTCGCCTGGACAAACCTCCCACACCAGCTCCCCCTACTCATCGCCGACCGCCTCCAAACCCACCTCGAACACTTTCGATTCCGCAGCATCTGCAACTCCTGACGCTCCTCCagtcaccccccccccccccccccccccccccccagatTCCCTATTCCGTATACCTCGTCCGCCCCAACCCAGGTCCAAATTCAAGTCCAAAACCTTCCGCGTCATCATCTTCAACCTCTTCATCCAAGGGTTGGCTGCTGAAGCTGGAAGAGTCTTTTGGTTGGCTTCTGAAGCTGGAAGAGTCACTGCAATCGAATTTCGGCTGAGGGTTTTCTATTAGGACTATTAAAATTACACAAAAATCCTCGATAACAGGTGTTAACGGGTTTCGCGGGTTCACCCAAAATGACCCATTATTTAATGGGTGATTAACAAGTTGACCCGTTAATCACCCGATTCATTTATCATTCATTTGAATACTAATTTTAAAGAATCAGATCGGATCGTGTTGAAAATGTCATGTCTACCGTACAATAACATAATATTCCCGTACTATTTCGGACTTTGACCATTAATTTGActctgaatttattttttttatttataaaaattaaaatttcaagtgtttaaccaatagaaaattttcaaaatttcaagtgGCTCGTCACCAAAACTGTCACGCCAAGCAAAAAAGGCACAAACACTAGTTCGTGGATAACCATGCCATTAAGTCATCATCTTCACCATCTCGGAGCAAGCCATTGTCCCACAACAAGAACTGGTCATCCTCCTCATGACCAACGCTGCTCTCCGCCGTCGCCACCACCCCCAGTTGCATATTCTCCGGCTGCGTCGCCTGGTTGAGTTTGACCTGATCaaccttctcctcctccttctccatgACCCCAATTTCGCTAATattcttttgcttttgcttaTTAATTAATCCTGGATTAATACTGGCATTAGCACTAGTTCCACTACTAGAACTGTCGTTAGTCGTGACAATGTGACCGCCCGGGTCCGATGGGAAATTGAGCTTTGCCTTATTTCCGCGGAACTCCAAGGCGGCCTTGTCGTAAGCCCTGGCCGCGTCCTCCGCCGTCTCGAACGTCCCTAGCCACACCCTCGCCGCCCGTCGTGGGTCTCGAATCTCCGCCGCCCATTTCCCCCACGGCCTCTGCCTGACGCCCCTGTACTTGTTCTTGCTCTTCCTCGTAGTTGGCGCATTCATCCCGACAAACCCGGTTCCCAAACTCAGTTGCTGGTTCCTGTTTTGATTCGGCAACGACGGCAAGAAGTAGTTGCACCCCAGACACCGTTGTATCCCGCACACCCGACACGTGTCCCCGTCGAGTAAGAAGGTCGACCTGTCCTCGTCCTGTTGTGCTGGTTGGCCCGCTGCCAACTGGGTGCCGCTCGTCGAGACGGAGGACGTGGCATTGTAGACC of the Pyrus communis chromosome 1, drPyrComm1.1, whole genome shotgun sequence genome contains:
- the LOC137732979 gene encoding uncharacterized protein isoform X3, which encodes MANPGVGAKFVSVNLNKSYGQPSHHHHHPPHHSPYGSNRGRPATHGSGGMVVLSRPRSANKAAGSKLSVPPPLNLPSLRKEHERFDSLGSGGGPAGGGAAGSGARPTSSGVGWTKPTAVALQEKEVDGDHGGAEANDQTLHCVDGVSRGNTVGSSVYMPPSARPGSVGPLPIPAPTYQPAEKVLLLRGEDFPSLQAALPSSSRPSQKQKEGLNQKQVQAVRDELLNEQRDSTHSSLLVDMRPQLQTSRRGVHNENGSESKGLGGDRASEQVRKQDEYFPGPLPLVRLNPRSDWADDERDTSHGFTDRGRDHGFSKTEACWDRDFDMPRISVLPLKPVHNPSERWVLHDNEAGKVSTSEVPKVDSYSRDARTPSREGREGNSWRNTTFPKDGNSGQVGNDRNVFDARASSLYRETGKDSKYSLTSVQENAQDNFVRRDGYRQGGRQPWNNSTDSYTSRGPEWNKRDRYGSEQQNRYRGDALQNGSVSKPYSAGGKGLPVNDPLLNFGREKHPFSKSEKPYVEDPYMKDFGGTGFDSRDPFSAGLFGVVKKKKDVVKQTDFHDPVRESFEAELERVQKMQEQERQRIIEEQGRALELARREEEERMRMAREQEERQRRMEEEAREAAWRAEQEQLDAMRRAEEQRLAREEEKQRLFLEEERRKHAAKQKLLELEERIAKRRAETGKTGGNSVADADEKMSRMEKEKDVSRAADMDDWEDGERMVERITASASSDSSLNRSLEMGSRSHYSRDSSPFVDRGKSINSWRRDVYENGNSSSLLLQDQDFGHHSPRRDSSFGGRAPLRKEFYGGSGFMSSRTYHKGGIAEPHMDDITHLRGQRWNLSGDGDHYSRNMEIDSEFHDNLVEKFSDAGWGQGRVHGNLYSPYPEQLYPNSDADGPYTFGRSRYSMRQPRVLPPPSLASMHKSSYRDEVERPGPSAFLDNEIQFNQAGRGEPTMQTRHDTNRPENIGQPEIINVKQENMGSENRKLDSITSPRCDSQSSLSVSSPPSSPTHLSHDDLDESRDSSLLSAPGDCKEVPLSGPESEPLVLPTNPGQENVMNASSSISTGDDGEWTDENNEHLQEQEEYDEDEDGYEEEDEVHEVDDENIDLTQEFDAMHLEEKGSPDMDNLVLGFNEGVEVGMPNDEFERSSRNDEGTFVVPKVSSGTVEEQGSFDGIRADELTLQPMDGSNQVNVGSSSRLVQETEKAMQNLVIQPSNVSHMSAATEREHVDASSTSGPSSQHPVTSSVSFTSHLLSSHAAMPTVSSVLNQTEGPVKLQFGLFSGPSLIPSPVPAIQIGSIQMPLPLHPQVGPSLAHMHPSQPLFQFGQLRYTSPISQGVLPMGPQSVSFVQPNFPSGFSLNQSPGGPLPIQTGPGTYQNIKNDATLSSVNNNQPGVTSRLLGASQENVSEKINSMPAGGTAETSVMVQQGPAVSRIGDSSSRSESFQGEDQRNNNSVGKNFSGFLGTRESQGQAQTGATPSQLVIKDKDFSGPRAHGPTSGGRGRKYVVTVKNSGSGSFPVAEPTHLESSGFQRRPRRNMQRTEFRVRGSADKRQYTGSVSSNHVGLDEKYVSGRGFGPSVRSGPRRVVMSNKPSKQMLDSEGLSPGPLNSLEIDSGSKAEKGAGKDALTRSQNVPQSGEGNLKRNIHSEEDVYAPLQSGFVRVFEQPGIEAPSDEDDFIEVRSKRQMLNDRREQREKEIKAKSRASKVPRKPRSTSKSSTASANSGKNYAVANGEAGNSSRSDFIASEGRGLVNMEVSAGFNTSVVSQPLAPIGTTAVKSDAQADIRSHTIRSLNTSSLPVVSGSEKNLGRSSIVDNKSKVLDNVQASLDAWGNSRINQQTQLDEAMKPGQFGSHGSVGEITSSVCESSMPSSSILTKENPFSSAANPINSLLAGEKIQFGAVTSPTILPPSSRSVSHGIGPPGPSRSDMQLSHNHSAAENDCGLLFEKEKHTAESCVHLEDCESEAEAAASAVAVAAISSDEIAGNSLGACSGLVADIDGITAAGAGDQKFASQSRAKQSLSVSLPADLSLETPPTSLRPPLPVGGAGDQQLASQSRAEESLSVSLPADLSVETPPISLWPPLTSPQNSSGQMLPHFPGGPPSHFPFYEMNPMMGGPVFAFGPHEESASTTQAQLQKTSAPVSAPLGTWQQCHSGVDSFYGPPAGFTGPFISPAGGIPGVQGPPHMVVYNHFAPVGQFGQVGLSFMGTAYIPSGKQPDWKHNPASSSMGVGEGEMNSINMVSAQRNPTNMPAPIQHLAPGSPLLPMASPLAMFDVSPFQPSDMSVQARWPHVPASSLQSVPLSMPMQQQADGTLPSKFSHGPTDQSLPANRFPESRTSTSFDNSRSFPVSTEATSTRFPDERGLVDPTSSGSTGASTQNVVTKSSCVSCTVDNAKTDVDQNLGTSSSGHNASSNAKSESSMNKSNIPNQQYGNSSYYQRGGASQKNSSGGDWSHRRMGYQGRNQSLGAEKNFPATKMKQIYVAKQASSGSSTAS